The following coding sequences are from one Abditibacteriaceae bacterium window:
- a CDS encoding type II secretion system protein, which produces MKRRGFTLIELLVVIAIIAILASMLFPAFSTARESARKTVCVSNQKQIGLGILQYTQDYDEMYPIGYPFWAAFATTPPSQDKYLANIVNPYIKSLQIWDCPSWKGKYAAGYAGNYSFITGTNNIIGVPDGLLAPRSLAATTEPTKYPMLFCGFDKRQTGGAFSTLNAHTTVDNVKWDNGEVLGGTALLFADGHAKYLPLNFGKWDTLYNTTP; this is translated from the coding sequence ATGAAACGCCGCGGCTTCACACTTATCGAACTTCTCGTCGTAATCGCCATCATTGCAATTCTTGCGTCGATGTTGTTCCCTGCGTTCTCGACGGCGCGAGAAAGTGCGCGCAAAACCGTGTGTGTTTCCAATCAAAAGCAAATCGGCTTGGGAATCCTGCAATACACGCAGGATTACGACGAAATGTATCCCATCGGCTATCCGTTCTGGGCCGCATTCGCCACGACACCGCCTTCACAAGATAAATACTTGGCCAATATCGTCAATCCATATATCAAGTCGTTGCAGATTTGGGATTGTCCTTCGTGGAAGGGAAAGTATGCGGCGGGCTATGCAGGAAATTACAGCTTCATCACTGGAACCAACAACATTATCGGGGTGCCCGATGGCCTGTTAGCCCCACGCTCATTAGCTGCGACTACTGAACCGACGAAATATCCGATGCTGTTTTGCGGATTCGATAAGCGTCAAACGGGTGGAGCATTTTCCACTCTCAACGCGCACACGACCGTTGACAACGTAAAGTGGGACAATGGCGAAGTTCTAGGTGGCACCGCTTTGCTTTTTGCTGACGGACACGCTAAGTATTTGCCGTTGAATTTTGGAAAATGGGACACACTGTACAACACAACACCGTAA
- a CDS encoding chlorite dismutase family protein, with protein MDIHVLQHVPFEGPAAIDEWAATHGHSVSITHLYAGESLPALDKFDFLVVMGGPMNVYDDANYSWLATERAFVRQAIDAGKIVLGVCLGAQLIADALGSRVYAGKRKEIGWYQVSLSDEAQDGLFIGYAPRMTVFHWHGDTFDLPAGATHLARSGVTPNQAFLWGDRVLALQFHLEATGESVEALIENGANELVPDQWIQTAEQMLSENRAFNQSHRALYGILDRLAARLGQPREIPSEEPGGELAPPAPAETAAAPKETAPVNSEPMQSKQLEQYPKPDPERDAQRQSRQYITFSFYKLDAAWHFLPEEEKQKGREDWCRVIREFQDSGTVVVPYSCVGIRADHDILLWRIDYKMERLQEMQTALFKTLLGKYLRPSLSFLSMSKRSVYVDKINPEHEEQRMYIAPGRGKFIFVYPFVKSREWYLLHSATRQGIMDEHIQVGVKYPSIKLNTTYSFGLDDQDFVVAFEGDYPEDFLDLVMELRETDGSKYTVRDTPIITGLQGTLEEVAATLG; from the coding sequence ATGGATATTCACGTTCTGCAACATGTGCCTTTTGAAGGCCCGGCAGCCATTGACGAATGGGCTGCAACGCATGGCCACTCGGTTTCGATAACGCATTTATACGCGGGCGAAAGTTTGCCCGCTCTCGATAAATTCGATTTTTTGGTCGTGATGGGCGGCCCGATGAACGTTTACGATGACGCCAACTATTCGTGGCTGGCGACCGAGCGTGCGTTTGTGCGACAAGCCATTGATGCTGGAAAAATCGTGCTGGGCGTTTGTCTCGGCGCGCAACTTATTGCCGATGCGCTTGGGTCGCGCGTTTATGCTGGAAAGCGTAAGGAAATCGGCTGGTATCAGGTTTCGCTTTCCGATGAAGCGCAGGACGGCCTTTTTATCGGCTACGCGCCGCGCATGACAGTTTTTCACTGGCACGGTGACACCTTCGATTTGCCCGCCGGTGCGACGCATCTCGCGCGCAGTGGCGTGACGCCGAACCAAGCGTTCTTGTGGGGCGACCGCGTTCTGGCGTTGCAGTTTCACCTTGAAGCTACCGGGGAAAGCGTTGAAGCTCTCATCGAAAACGGCGCCAACGAATTGGTGCCCGACCAGTGGATTCAAACCGCCGAGCAAATGCTGTCGGAAAACCGCGCCTTCAATCAGAGCCACCGCGCACTTTATGGAATTCTCGACCGACTTGCAGCCCGTTTGGGCCAGCCGCGTGAAATTCCCAGCGAAGAACCTGGCGGGGAACTTGCGCCACCAGCGCCCGCCGAAACGGCTGCCGCACCGAAAGAAACGGCTCCAGTAAACTCCGAGCCTATGCAATCGAAACAACTCGAACAATACCCGAAGCCCGACCCCGAACGCGACGCCCAGCGCCAGTCGCGCCAATACATCACTTTTTCGTTTTATAAATTAGATGCCGCATGGCACTTTCTTCCCGAAGAAGAAAAGCAAAAAGGCCGCGAAGATTGGTGTCGCGTCATCCGCGAATTCCAGGACAGCGGCACCGTAGTCGTGCCGTATTCGTGCGTCGGCATCCGCGCCGATCATGACATTCTGCTGTGGCGCATCGACTACAAAATGGAGCGCTTGCAGGAAATGCAAACTGCGCTTTTCAAAACATTGCTCGGCAAATACTTGCGCCCAAGCCTCTCGTTCTTGTCGATGAGCAAACGCAGCGTTTACGTCGATAAAATCAACCCTGAACACGAAGAACAGCGCATGTATATCGCGCCGGGTCGGGGCAAATTTATCTTCGTTTATCCGTTTGTCAAGAGCCGCGAATGGTACTTGCTGCACTCGGCGACGCGCCAGGGCATCATGGATGAACACATTCAAGTCGGCGTGAAATATCCATCGATCAAGCTGAACACAACATACAGCTTTGGTCTGGACGATCAGGATTTCGTGGTTGCTTTTGAAGGCGATTATCCCGAAGATTTTCTCGACTTGGTGATGGAACTGCGCGAAACCGACGGCAGCAAATACACCGTTCGCGACACGCCAATTATTACCGGCTTGCAAGGCACACTCGAAGAAGTCGCCGCAACGCTGGGCTAA
- a CDS encoding zinc ribbon domain-containing protein has product MPLFEYRCGECAKVFTFLTGVVQNEAAPRCPHCNSEKLNKLMSRFARGQSDDERMDVIAEKLDSGTLDDEANLRRFAREMSAEIEAETGETLGDDFEELAGSKNTSVLRDDTIY; this is encoded by the coding sequence ATGCCACTTTTTGAATATCGCTGCGGCGAATGCGCCAAGGTTTTCACTTTTCTTACTGGCGTCGTGCAAAACGAAGCCGCGCCGCGCTGCCCGCACTGTAACAGCGAGAAGCTGAACAAATTGATGTCGCGTTTTGCGCGCGGCCAAAGCGACGACGAGCGCATGGATGTCATCGCCGAGAAGCTCGACAGCGGCACGCTCGACGACGAAGCAAATCTACGCCGATTCGCGCGCGAAATGAGTGCGGAAATTGAAGCGGAAACCGGTGAAACTTTAGGCGATGATTTCGAGGAACTCGCCGGATCGAAAAATACGTCTGTTCTCCGCGATGACACGATTTATTAA
- the rpoZ gene encoding DNA-directed RNA polymerase subunit omega: MPLDNISELRRRVPGGKYALTRAVAERARQLQSGQTPLVEVRTPNPLSVAIDEIVQGKVTFVMHENAEAQKVAEAAARGEAADAVAADASGDGVA, translated from the coding sequence ATGCCTTTAGACAACATTTCCGAACTCCGCCGCCGCGTGCCGGGTGGCAAGTACGCACTCACCCGCGCCGTCGCCGAACGCGCCCGTCAACTCCAGAGCGGCCAGACGCCGCTCGTCGAAGTCCGCACACCGAATCCGCTGTCGGTTGCTATCGACGAAATCGTACAGGGCAAAGTCACTTTCGTCATGCACGAGAACGCCGAAGCCCAGAAAGTGGCCGAAGCCGCCGCGCGCGGTGAAGCCGCCGATGCTGTTGCTGCCGACGCATCCGGCGATGGCGTTGCTTAA
- a CDS encoding DUF2961 domain-containing protein: MTRFINGALLALGLALPAHAQTASEETAEEAQNTAQILAAPSQALPLWFASTDPENKNEDYILLQPGETRRVPLAAGKLLRLWSTASEPEKLRLSIEGINIQPKGTLKVDTAPRWLLRDGKALRGTYENKTYLWYPDNKDAVWSTLGVVKDAKGVLMAGASAALRVQNASDKPSKWFYQATIRARSTVEIDRTLAAKKQTQNVAEVLSIGGKGPILLSELRVSFEKKPDKAQLDALRLRITEKDQTLVDVPLGPLVGAFADNPKPFTDAMTSWDGQTLELRWPMPFSGVARIEVKGEPRAIVEAEFGALPTADSYRFRAAMGSARNVRKQPLDILQVKGAGAFVGVRMAVSPTKESGRRAFAYLEGNETLVADGKAFEGTGTEDFFNSAWYFPDKPFARDFGGMTEKTALPPRVAMYRLMIADAIPFRNSFSFLQEHGNNNNSDDLEYRWVAFWYQKDGGSAQISDALSSSDSGGIADFARSQNDKVRSKPTGLLPPAIETALGVALLVTFVISLMAIFRRKKKDS; the protein is encoded by the coding sequence ATGACACGATTTATTAACGGTGCCCTGCTCGCGCTCGGCCTCGCGCTTCCGGCGCACGCCCAGACCGCAAGCGAAGAAACAGCCGAAGAAGCGCAAAACACCGCGCAAATTCTTGCAGCGCCCAGCCAAGCGCTTCCGCTGTGGTTTGCTTCCACCGACCCGGAAAATAAAAACGAAGATTACATTCTGCTCCAGCCCGGCGAAACGCGGCGTGTGCCGCTCGCTGCGGGAAAATTGCTGCGTTTATGGAGTACAGCGTCGGAACCGGAAAAACTTCGCCTTAGCATCGAAGGCATCAATATCCAGCCCAAGGGCACTTTGAAGGTTGATACTGCCCCGCGCTGGTTGCTGCGTGATGGTAAAGCGCTTCGTGGAACTTACGAAAACAAAACCTACTTGTGGTATCCCGACAACAAAGATGCGGTGTGGAGCACGTTAGGCGTCGTTAAAGATGCGAAAGGCGTTCTGATGGCTGGTGCGAGTGCGGCTTTACGGGTGCAAAACGCTTCCGATAAACCAAGCAAATGGTTTTATCAAGCCACAATTCGTGCAAGAAGTACGGTCGAAATCGACCGTACTCTGGCGGCCAAAAAGCAAACGCAGAATGTCGCCGAAGTTCTTTCCATTGGCGGCAAAGGGCCAATTCTCCTTTCCGAATTACGCGTTTCTTTTGAGAAGAAACCCGATAAAGCGCAGCTCGACGCCTTACGTTTACGCATCACGGAGAAAGACCAAACGCTCGTTGATGTTCCGCTGGGGCCGCTGGTTGGCGCGTTTGCCGACAATCCGAAACCTTTCACCGATGCGATGACTTCGTGGGACGGACAAACGTTGGAATTGCGCTGGCCAATGCCGTTTTCGGGTGTCGCAAGAATTGAAGTTAAAGGCGAACCGCGTGCGATTGTGGAAGCCGAATTTGGCGCGTTGCCCACAGCCGATTCCTATCGTTTTCGTGCGGCGATGGGTTCTGCACGCAACGTGCGAAAACAGCCGCTCGATATTTTGCAGGTGAAGGGCGCAGGCGCGTTTGTCGGCGTGCGGATGGCGGTTTCGCCAACAAAAGAATCGGGGCGGCGCGCCTTTGCGTATCTTGAAGGCAACGAAACGCTCGTCGCCGATGGAAAAGCCTTTGAAGGAACCGGAACCGAAGATTTCTTCAATTCGGCGTGGTATTTCCCCGACAAACCGTTTGCCCGCGATTTCGGCGGCATGACCGAAAAAACCGCACTGCCGCCGCGCGTCGCGATGTACCGCCTGATGATCGCCGATGCCATTCCGTTTCGCAACAGCTTTTCGTTTTTGCAGGAACACGGCAACAATAATAATTCCGATGATTTAGAATATCGCTGGGTTGCGTTCTGGTATCAAAAAGACGGCGGCAGCGCGCAGATTTCCGATGCGCTGAGTTCGTCCGATTCGGGTGGAATCGCCGATTTTGCGCGGAGCCAGAACGATAAAGTACGGTCGAAACCGACCGGGCTGTTGCCGCCCGCGATTGAAACGGCACTTGGCGTTGCGTTGCTCGTTACATTTGTCATTAGCCTGATGGCGATTTTTCGCCGCAAGAAAAAGGATTCATGA
- a CDS encoding Gfo/Idh/MocA family oxidoreductase: protein MNIGFIGVGGVAQAHLGNLQKMKNVVIASVCDVDGERAQKAADTYGADCYEDYREMLNGEKLDAVYVCVIPGAHGNIELDLAKAGIPFFSEKPVGLDLNTCAKTIEAIEKTNCINAVGYHWRYRAGVQAARRFMEKHPISVVEGAWYGGFVGVPWWRQMSLSGGQIVEQSTHVFDLARYLAGEVHTVTAIGATGAMKDVSNYDIHDASIALLQFDSGAIGHITTGCLADNPNAGSQVEIAFKGLGWQARVANDVTLGDKKGLKTVPEVQSWQEQLGNGDKIFLNAIKNNSMDKVLSDYRSGAQTLAVTLAANQSIESGKAVKVRRF, encoded by the coding sequence ATGAACATCGGTTTCATCGGCGTGGGTGGCGTGGCGCAGGCGCACTTGGGCAACTTGCAGAAAATGAAGAACGTAGTCATCGCGTCGGTTTGCGATGTGGACGGAGAACGTGCGCAAAAAGCTGCCGACACCTATGGCGCCGATTGTTACGAAGATTATCGCGAGATGCTTAATGGCGAGAAACTCGATGCCGTTTATGTTTGCGTTATTCCTGGAGCACACGGAAATATCGAACTCGATTTGGCCAAAGCCGGAATTCCGTTTTTCTCGGAAAAGCCGGTCGGCCTCGATTTGAACACATGCGCGAAAACAATTGAAGCAATCGAAAAAACCAACTGCATTAACGCTGTCGGCTATCACTGGCGTTACCGCGCGGGCGTTCAGGCGGCGCGGCGCTTCATGGAAAAACATCCGATTTCGGTGGTCGAAGGCGCGTGGTATGGCGGTTTTGTTGGCGTGCCGTGGTGGCGTCAGATGTCGCTTTCAGGCGGACAAATCGTCGAGCAAAGCACCCACGTTTTCGACCTCGCGCGTTATCTTGCGGGCGAAGTTCACACAGTCACCGCCATCGGTGCAACCGGCGCGATGAAAGACGTGAGCAATTACGATATTCATGATGCTTCGATTGCGCTTTTGCAGTTCGATTCGGGCGCTATCGGCCACATCACAACGGGCTGCCTCGCCGATAATCCGAACGCCGGAAGCCAGGTCGAAATTGCGTTCAAAGGTTTGGGCTGGCAGGCGCGCGTTGCCAACGACGTCACACTCGGCGACAAGAAAGGCTTGAAGACAGTTCCCGAAGTGCAAAGCTGGCAGGAACAACTGGGCAACGGTGACAAGATTTTCCTCAACGCCATCAAGAACAATTCGATGGATAAAGTGTTGTCCGATTATCGTTCGGGTGCGCAAACCCTGGCCGTTACGTTGGCCGCAAACCAATCGATTGAAAGTGGCAAGGCTGTAAAAGTCCGTCGCTTCTAA
- a CDS encoding phytanoyl-CoA dioxygenase family protein, which yields MSQEMSQSLPSAMDDFLFDLNGYLILKNAVDANLLDELNAEFDAFPTDLPLGHWYRGAQRRDYNPDTGLELHNCIEIGGPFHTLIDHPAWIRHVRHYAGEENSYVQGLFIDECIASVRTSGGQHRVHSGGYQGAVRGRYNYEHGVFRCGQVNIILALEDIGEGDGPTMVIPGSHKSNFPHPQAKEYDYSNGKSMDTITGAIPAYLNKGDALLFVDGLMHGGAERTNAGERRITIYRYGPVWAASRFGYSYSPETLANVTPEQRKILQPVPPVVPGETRLPKES from the coding sequence ATGTCTCAAGAAATGTCGCAAAGCCTGCCGTCTGCAATGGATGATTTTCTGTTCGATCTGAACGGGTATCTCATTTTGAAAAACGCTGTCGATGCCAATTTGCTCGACGAGCTTAATGCGGAGTTCGATGCGTTTCCTACCGACCTGCCTTTAGGCCACTGGTATCGCGGCGCGCAACGCCGCGATTATAATCCCGACACCGGTTTGGAACTGCACAACTGCATTGAAATCGGCGGGCCGTTCCATACGCTCATCGACCATCCGGCATGGATTCGTCATGTCCGGCATTATGCGGGCGAAGAAAATTCGTACGTTCAGGGTTTGTTTATCGACGAATGTATCGCTTCAGTGCGCACGTCGGGCGGACAGCATCGCGTTCATTCTGGCGGTTATCAGGGCGCGGTGCGCGGACGCTACAACTACGAACACGGCGTGTTTCGCTGCGGGCAGGTAAATATCATTCTTGCTTTGGAAGACATCGGCGAAGGCGATGGGCCAACGATGGTAATCCCCGGCAGCCACAAAAGCAACTTTCCGCATCCGCAGGCAAAGGAATACGATTACAGTAACGGCAAGTCGATGGATACTATTACGGGCGCGATTCCAGCCTACCTCAATAAAGGCGACGCGCTGCTTTTTGTCGATGGCCTGATGCACGGCGGAGCCGAGCGCACGAATGCAGGCGAACGCCGCATCACGATTTATCGTTACGGGCCAGTTTGGGCGGCGTCCCGCTTTGGTTATTCCTATTCGCCGGAAACTCTCGCCAACGTCACTCCCGAACAGCGCAAAATCTTGCAACCGGTGCCACCCGTCGTTCCCGGAGAAACGCGCTTGCCGAAAGAAAGCTAA
- a CDS encoding pitrilysin family protein encodes MKLIRSLSLALALAAPVALSFTFPATAVAQTAVATAQPLKKTLPNGLTVIVQENHAAPVAAVRFYVRTGSIYEGQYLGSGISHLFEHALSEGTTTRTKDQINDVVQGIGGQSNAYTSYDVTAYHITTASAYLEKALDSLADEMRNATFPEAEVETQKGVIHNEMNLGEDDPDRILSQLFYRTAFRVHPVRYPIIGYRENFDRLTQRDIIEYYRTHYTPENVVLSIAGDVNAQTVFRLAAQKLGDWQRRSPATPALPTEPRQNSPRRAVVEKDINQSYLQMGWHTIPLQHPDLYALDVLAQVMGGGESSRLVRSLRERQDLVTGISAYSSTPNYDAGVFAVRATLQPGKERQVENAVWTEIGKVWNNGISPAELARAKKQIETAFVFNNSSVEDQAEQNAYDELNTGDPGYSRRYVARIQSVTAAQVQQMAKQYLLREGVTTALVVPRRAPVATKSTVEKKATAGAPTLIRLPNGMRLIVRENHATPTVSIVAMGMGGARLEPTAKTGISAVFAEMLTRGTQKRSAEQIASLVDEMGGSLEGFAGYNAWGVQSQWLSRDWRRGLSLVGESILAPTFPESELERVKSQQLARIKSQQDDPMGAASLLLRRTFFGNHPYGRPALGTQLTVPKIEQADLKELYNRTVLPNSMVISIYGDINTADVQRAAADMFKNFNKSGKVTIAPVAPAPLTQFTEVAKGKTGAAQTVLFYGFPGIDVKNKDRYAIDVLDAALSGANLPGGRLHARLRDNQLVYVVHAFDQPGVDPGMFVIYAATTGANRDKVKSIIAEELAKAREADFTPEELERAKTMVISSEAIESQTNGAQASQAASDELFGLGYRNAASLESRINAVSLEDVRRAAQKYLRPEAAALAVIEPEAK; translated from the coding sequence ATGAAACTCATTCGTTCTCTCTCGCTGGCCCTTGCGCTCGCCGCGCCTGTGGCTTTGTCATTTACCTTTCCCGCGACCGCTGTCGCGCAAACCGCTGTGGCAACCGCGCAGCCTTTAAAGAAAACCCTGCCTAATGGACTCACGGTTATCGTGCAGGAGAATCATGCAGCGCCGGTTGCCGCCGTTCGCTTTTACGTGCGAACCGGCAGCATTTACGAAGGCCAGTATCTCGGCAGCGGCATTTCGCACCTGTTTGAACACGCGCTTTCCGAAGGTACGACGACGCGCACCAAAGACCAGATCAACGATGTCGTTCAGGGCATCGGTGGCCAAAGCAACGCTTATACGTCCTACGACGTGACGGCGTATCACATCACGACGGCTAGTGCGTATCTGGAAAAGGCGCTCGATTCGCTCGCTGATGAAATGCGCAACGCGACTTTCCCCGAAGCCGAAGTCGAAACTCAGAAGGGTGTCATTCACAACGAAATGAATCTGGGCGAAGACGACCCCGACCGCATTCTTTCGCAGTTGTTTTATCGCACCGCGTTTCGTGTTCATCCCGTTCGCTACCCAATTATCGGCTACCGCGAAAACTTTGACCGTCTCACGCAACGCGACATCATCGAATACTATCGCACGCACTACACGCCGGAAAATGTCGTCTTGTCAATTGCGGGCGATGTGAACGCGCAAACGGTGTTTCGTCTCGCGGCGCAAAAGCTCGGCGACTGGCAGCGCCGTTCGCCTGCAACGCCTGCTTTGCCAACCGAACCGCGCCAGAACTCGCCACGCCGCGCAGTTGTCGAAAAAGACATCAACCAAAGTTATCTGCAAATGGGCTGGCACACGATTCCGTTGCAGCACCCCGATTTATACGCGCTCGACGTGTTGGCGCAAGTGATGGGCGGCGGCGAAAGTTCCCGCCTTGTGCGCTCGCTGCGCGAACGTCAGGATTTGGTCACGGGAATCTCGGCGTATTCTTCAACGCCGAATTACGATGCCGGTGTTTTCGCCGTGCGCGCCACGCTACAGCCAGGCAAAGAGCGTCAGGTTGAAAATGCGGTGTGGACCGAAATCGGCAAAGTGTGGAACAACGGCATTTCGCCCGCAGAACTGGCGCGCGCCAAAAAGCAAATCGAAACCGCGTTTGTCTTTAATAACTCCAGCGTCGAAGATCAGGCCGAGCAAAACGCCTACGACGAACTCAACACCGGCGATCCGGGCTATTCACGCCGCTATGTAGCCCGAATCCAATCGGTGACGGCGGCCCAGGTGCAGCAGATGGCCAAGCAATACTTGCTGCGCGAAGGCGTTACCACCGCACTCGTGGTGCCGCGCCGCGCGCCGGTTGCCACTAAGAGTACGGTCGAAAAAAAGGCGACTGCGGGCGCACCAACGTTAATTCGTTTGCCAAACGGAATGCGGCTCATTGTGCGTGAGAATCACGCAACGCCGACGGTTTCCATCGTCGCGATGGGAATGGGCGGTGCGCGTTTGGAACCAACAGCCAAAACCGGGATTTCCGCTGTTTTCGCCGAAATGCTGACACGCGGCACGCAAAAACGCAGCGCGGAACAAATCGCGTCGCTTGTCGATGAAATGGGCGGCAGTCTGGAAGGTTTTGCCGGTTACAACGCGTGGGGCGTGCAAAGCCAGTGGCTTTCACGCGATTGGCGACGCGGCCTGTCGCTCGTCGGCGAAAGCATTCTGGCGCCGACGTTTCCGGAAAGCGAATTGGAACGCGTAAAATCGCAGCAGCTTGCGCGCATCAAGTCGCAGCAGGACGACCCGATGGGCGCGGCCAGCTTGCTCCTGCGCCGCACCTTCTTTGGCAATCATCCGTATGGGCGTCCAGCGCTCGGCACGCAGCTCACGGTTCCGAAAATCGAGCAGGCCGATTTGAAAGAATTGTATAACCGCACCGTTTTGCCGAACTCGATGGTGATTTCGATTTACGGCGACATCAACACCGCCGATGTGCAGCGCGCCGCCGCCGACATGTTCAAGAACTTCAATAAGTCGGGCAAGGTGACGATTGCTCCGGTTGCGCCCGCGCCTTTGACGCAATTCACGGAAGTTGCGAAAGGTAAAACCGGCGCGGCACAAACTGTGTTGTTTTACGGCTTTCCCGGCATCGACGTAAAAAACAAAGATCGCTATGCTATCGACGTGCTCGACGCGGCGCTTTCGGGCGCGAATTTGCCCGGTGGACGCTTGCACGCCCGCTTGCGCGACAATCAGCTTGTTTACGTTGTTCACGCGTTTGACCAGCCCGGCGTCGATCCGGGAATGTTCGTCATCTACGCAGCAACGACCGGCGCAAACCGCGACAAGGTAAAAAGCATCATCGCGGAAGAACTGGCCAAAGCGCGCGAAGCCGACTTCACACCCGAAGAACTCGAACGCGCCAAAACGATGGTGATTTCTTCGGAAGCCATCGAATCGCAAACCAACGGCGCGCAAGCATCACAAGCCGCGTCCGACGAACTGTTCGGTTTGGGCTACCGCAACGCTGCCAGCCTCGAATCGCGCATCAACGCGGTTTCGCTGGAAGATGTGCGCCGCGCCGCGCAGAAGTATCTGCGTCCCGAAGCAGCGGCTCTCGCCGTTATCGAGCCGGAAGCGAAGTAA
- a CDS encoding Rrf2 family transcriptional regulator, translated as MRLGHTAKYAMQALAFLIRCHARDEWGQIADIAETCHIPRKYLEQVLLDLKGAGLVESKKGQRGGYRLARAPHEISLAQAIAAVQGDLLPLPSWMNENDANFSVEFGLRDVVQQAQTAVVKVFENASIEVLVCRPGGWAGIEIG; from the coding sequence ATGCGTTTAGGACACACGGCCAAATATGCGATGCAGGCACTGGCGTTTTTAATCCGCTGCCACGCGCGCGACGAATGGGGACAAATCGCGGATATTGCCGAAACTTGCCACATTCCGCGCAAGTATCTCGAACAAGTGCTGCTCGACCTCAAAGGCGCGGGCCTTGTCGAAAGCAAAAAAGGACAGCGCGGTGGCTATCGTTTGGCGCGCGCACCTCACGAGATTTCGCTTGCCCAGGCCATTGCCGCCGTTCAAGGCGATTTGCTGCCCTTGCCTTCGTGGATGAACGAGAACGACGCGAACTTCTCGGTTGAGTTCGGGCTGCGCGACGTTGTACAACAGGCTCAAACGGCAGTTGTCAAAGTTTTCGAAAATGCGTCGATTGAAGTTCTCGTTTGCCGGCCCGGTGGCTGGGCCGGTATTGAAATCGGCTAA